From Vreelandella neptunia, the proteins below share one genomic window:
- a CDS encoding DUF1513 domain-containing protein: MQRRQVLKVGLGSVAMALTPLSWALPAREEAAWLFSAVDDPSGGHYIAGVALDGQTRFMIEVPERCHGGCLRPDSRQAVLFARRPGTRMHVIDGDSRQLAHTIAAGEGYHFYGHGVFDLSGRYLYVTANRLEDSAGLVRVYDAANDYAHVRDMLLDGIGPHELRLMPDGDTLVIGLGGIQTHPDYGRVKLNLDTMAPALMLLDRHSGEVLARHKPSHHQLSCRHLDVAADGTVIAGYQFEGPEWEAHPLICRLDINGHFSELSLADEVTASLKHYTASVAFSRVSGNVLVTAPRGNRALLLDAEQGKLVASLALPDAAGARCDGNGGFLVSSGQGGLYLVTPDSATPELLASLEIRWDNHLT; encoded by the coding sequence ATGCAGCGACGCCAAGTACTCAAAGTAGGGTTGGGCAGCGTCGCCATGGCGCTGACTCCGCTGAGCTGGGCGCTGCCCGCGCGGGAGGAAGCCGCTTGGCTGTTCAGCGCGGTAGACGACCCCAGCGGAGGGCATTACATCGCCGGGGTGGCATTGGATGGTCAGACCCGCTTTATGATCGAAGTACCCGAGCGCTGCCATGGAGGCTGTCTGCGGCCCGACTCTCGCCAGGCGGTATTGTTTGCTCGCCGCCCTGGCACACGGATGCATGTGATCGATGGGGACAGCCGCCAATTAGCCCACACCATTGCGGCCGGGGAGGGCTACCACTTCTACGGGCATGGCGTTTTCGACCTGAGCGGGCGCTATCTGTATGTCACCGCCAATCGTTTGGAGGACAGCGCCGGGCTAGTGCGCGTTTATGACGCTGCCAACGACTACGCCCATGTGCGCGATATGCTGCTGGACGGTATTGGGCCCCATGAGCTTAGGCTGATGCCGGATGGTGATACCCTGGTGATTGGTTTGGGGGGTATCCAGACTCACCCTGACTATGGTCGGGTTAAGCTCAACCTGGACACCATGGCACCAGCGCTGATGCTGCTGGATCGCCACAGCGGTGAGGTCTTGGCCCGTCACAAACCCTCCCATCACCAGCTAAGCTGCCGTCATCTTGATGTAGCGGCGGACGGTACCGTGATCGCTGGCTACCAGTTTGAAGGCCCCGAGTGGGAGGCTCACCCGTTAATCTGTCGCCTGGATATCAACGGCCACTTCTCTGAACTGTCACTGGCCGATGAAGTCACCGCCAGTCTGAAGCACTACACTGCCAGCGTGGCGTTTAGCCGTGTTTCTGGCAATGTTCTGGTGACTGCCCCTCGCGGCAATCGGGCACTGCTGCTGGATGCCGAGCAAGGCAAACTTGTTGCCAGCTTGGCGCTGCCCGACGCCGCTGGCGCCCGCTGCGACGGCAACGGCGGCTTTCTGGTCTCCTCCGGCCAGGGCGGGCTTTACCTTGTAACGCCTGACTCGGCAACGCCCGAGCTGCTCGCCAGCCTGGAAATTCGCTGGGATAACCATCTGACATAA
- a CDS encoding multidrug ABC transporter permease/ATP-binding protein has translation MELLRLVFHHYRWPFLGAIALSLLSAGLGVGVIAFINQRLIEVGSMAALPQFLGLLAVLLAVTLSTQLALTVLGHHFVFDLRSRLVKRILDTDIERLEQLGNATLLASLSSDVRNITIGFVRLPELIQGVVLTLASVAYLAWLSPQMVVITVLWIAFTMGVGWVLVSRVYRHFRLVRESEDSLYKDFQAAIEGRKELALNRDRARRFYDERYIANARDYRHHIIRADTYHLSANNWSNIMMLGAIGVVFFLSNGLGWANTTVASTFALTLLFLRTPLIQAVGAWPTLISAQVAFDKLSSLELAEYQSSFAVDDTLSDWQRLELEEVTYHYPNTAQGEGFQVGPLNMTLERGEQVFLIGGNGSGKSTLARLLSGLYRPQSGTIKIDGQVVTAAQWEAFRARFASVFTDFHQFDQTMGPEGLPADPQVVDTWLERLQMQHKLQWEGDRVINTQLSQGQRKRLALLLAIAEKRDILLLDEWAADQDPQFRRLFYRELLPHLKAMGKTVFAISHDDSYFVHADRLLEMSKGQLSELKGEQRARASEDAVAQINI, from the coding sequence ATGGAACTGCTGCGCTTAGTATTTCATCACTACCGCTGGCCCTTTTTAGGCGCCATTGCTTTGAGCCTATTGAGCGCTGGCTTAGGGGTCGGGGTAATTGCCTTTATCAACCAGCGGCTTATTGAAGTAGGCAGTATGGCGGCGCTGCCGCAATTTCTCGGCCTGCTGGCGGTGCTCCTGGCGGTCACACTCAGTACGCAATTGGCGCTGACCGTGCTGGGGCATCACTTTGTGTTTGATCTACGCTCGCGGCTGGTGAAGCGGATTCTCGACACCGATATTGAGCGCTTGGAGCAGTTGGGCAACGCCACCTTGCTGGCCAGTTTGTCCAGCGATGTGCGTAACATCACTATTGGCTTTGTGCGTCTGCCGGAACTGATTCAGGGCGTGGTGCTAACGCTCGCCTCGGTGGCCTATTTGGCATGGCTCTCGCCGCAAATGGTGGTGATCACCGTTCTATGGATCGCGTTCACCATGGGCGTGGGTTGGGTGCTGGTGTCGCGGGTGTATCGCCATTTTCGCCTCGTGCGTGAAAGCGAAGACAGTCTGTATAAAGATTTCCAGGCGGCCATTGAAGGGCGCAAAGAGCTGGCGCTCAACCGCGACCGTGCCCGGCGCTTTTATGATGAGCGCTATATCGCCAATGCCCGCGACTACCGTCACCACATTATTCGCGCCGATACCTACCATTTAAGCGCTAACAACTGGTCTAACATTATGATGTTGGGCGCCATCGGGGTGGTGTTTTTCCTCTCTAATGGGTTGGGCTGGGCGAATACCACGGTGGCCTCCACCTTTGCGCTGACGCTGCTGTTTCTGCGCACGCCGCTGATCCAGGCGGTGGGCGCTTGGCCAACGCTGATCAGCGCCCAGGTCGCGTTTGATAAATTGAGTAGCCTGGAGCTAGCCGAGTACCAGTCAAGCTTTGCCGTCGACGATACGCTGTCCGATTGGCAGCGCCTTGAACTGGAAGAAGTCACCTACCACTACCCGAACACTGCCCAGGGCGAGGGCTTTCAGGTGGGGCCGCTCAATATGACCCTAGAGCGCGGTGAGCAGGTGTTTCTGATCGGCGGCAACGGCAGCGGTAAGTCGACCCTGGCAAGGCTGCTCTCGGGGTTATACCGCCCCCAAAGCGGCACTATTAAGATTGACGGGCAGGTGGTCACTGCTGCTCAGTGGGAAGCGTTCCGCGCTCGCTTTGCCAGTGTGTTTACCGATTTCCATCAGTTTGATCAGACCATGGGGCCGGAAGGCCTGCCTGCTGACCCGCAGGTCGTTGATACCTGGCTTGAGCGACTGCAGATGCAGCATAAATTGCAGTGGGAGGGTGATCGTGTCATCAACACCCAGCTCTCCCAAGGGCAGCGTAAGCGCCTGGCACTGCTATTAGCGATTGCCGAAAAACGCGATATTTTGCTCCTCGACGAGTGGGCGGCGGATCAAGACCCGCAGTTCCGCCGGCTGTTCTACCGCGAGCTGTTACCGCACTTAAAAGCAATGGGTAAAACCGTGTTTGCTATCAGCCATGACGACAGCTACTTCGTCCACGCTGATCGGTTGCTGGAGATGTCGAAGGGACAGCTAAGCGAGCTGAAAGGCGAGCAGCGTGCACGAGCGAGTGAGGACGCTGTTGCGCAAATTAATATCTAA
- the fhuF gene encoding siderophore-iron reductase FhuF — translation MPSALRQPQLFEPSLAACYTGPLANFTPPLIGGTPPLEAFKTARWRDADWLKEDLSRFAAQYPGGDQRAVVSIWSKWHLSALTVPTLTANLLLNRDLPVGLDDMQVIFNDKGATSRLWLPHEGTPITTQDPFERFATLIEQHWAPLIEQLAAISGAAQRVFWSNAGGYLDFYVNALGEHPLANQQAFEAAKALLEARNLPNGKRNPLFQPVRYFTPKGSEEVKRVRKLCCLRFLLDEFDTCGTCPLEGCDLEARKRAKQVAR, via the coding sequence ATGCCCTCTGCTCTGCGTCAGCCACAACTGTTCGAGCCTTCGTTGGCCGCCTGCTACACCGGGCCGTTGGCGAACTTTACGCCGCCGTTAATAGGTGGAACGCCACCGCTGGAAGCGTTCAAAACAGCCCGTTGGCGGGATGCTGATTGGCTCAAGGAGGATCTCTCTCGTTTCGCTGCACAGTACCCAGGCGGTGACCAGCGGGCAGTGGTATCGATCTGGTCGAAGTGGCACTTAAGTGCGCTAACCGTTCCCACACTGACAGCTAATCTGCTGCTCAACCGTGACTTGCCGGTGGGGCTGGACGACATGCAGGTTATCTTCAACGACAAGGGCGCCACCTCGCGGCTATGGTTGCCCCACGAAGGCACGCCGATAACCACTCAAGATCCGTTTGAGCGTTTTGCTACCCTGATTGAGCAGCACTGGGCACCGTTGATTGAGCAATTAGCGGCTATCTCCGGCGCTGCACAGCGGGTGTTCTGGAGCAATGCCGGTGGCTACCTGGACTTTTACGTCAACGCACTAGGCGAGCACCCGCTTGCTAATCAGCAGGCGTTTGAGGCCGCCAAGGCGTTGCTGGAAGCGCGCAACCTGCCCAACGGCAAGCGCAACCCGCTGTTTCAGCCGGTGCGTTACTTTACGCCCAAAGGGAGTGAGGAAGTTAAGCGGGTGCGCAAGCTTTGCTGCCTGCGCTTTTTACTGGATGAGTTTGATACCTGCGGCACCTGCCCGCTAGAGGGCTGCGACCTGGAAGCACGAAAGCGCGCCAAGCAGGTCGCCCGTTAA
- a CDS encoding ATP-binding cassette domain-containing protein: protein MFEVKGATFEINGKQILNPIDHSFHEGKVYGLIGHNGSGKSTLIKLMAQQQPVSQGEIHFDQRPLSDWGNREFARQVAYLPQHLPSAESLTGRELVAFGRYPWHGLLGRHTQKDKDAIDRAIALTHTEAFADRLVDTLSGGERQRVWLAMLLAQGSRFLLLDEPLAALDIAHQIEVLALIRKLCDELNLGVIIVLHDINMASRYCDELMALHSGRLLAHGSPDNLMCGSTLEAIYGLPMQVMKHPNGEHNIAVAQ from the coding sequence ATGTTCGAGGTCAAAGGCGCCACCTTTGAAATCAATGGTAAGCAGATTTTAAATCCCATTGACCACAGCTTTCATGAGGGCAAGGTTTATGGCCTGATTGGTCATAACGGCTCGGGCAAGTCGACGCTGATCAAGCTCATGGCCCAGCAGCAGCCGGTAAGCCAGGGGGAGATTCACTTTGATCAGCGCCCGCTGAGTGACTGGGGAAATCGTGAGTTCGCTCGTCAGGTGGCTTACCTGCCCCAGCATTTACCCAGTGCAGAAAGTCTTACCGGACGCGAGCTAGTCGCCTTTGGCCGCTACCCATGGCACGGGCTGCTGGGCCGCCATACCCAAAAAGACAAAGATGCCATTGATCGCGCCATTGCCCTGACCCACACAGAGGCCTTTGCCGACCGCTTGGTCGACACGCTCTCTGGTGGTGAACGCCAAAGGGTATGGCTGGCGATGCTACTCGCCCAGGGCAGCCGATTCCTGCTGTTGGATGAGCCGCTAGCGGCGCTGGATATCGCCCACCAAATCGAAGTGCTGGCGCTGATCCGTAAGCTGTGCGATGAGCTAAATCTTGGGGTGATTATTGTACTGCACGATATCAACATGGCCTCGCGCTACTGCGACGAGCTAATGGCGCTGCACAGCGGTCGCTTGCTGGCCCATGGCAGCCCGGATAATTTGATGTGCGGCAGCACCTTAGAGGCTATTTATGGCTTACCGATGCAGGTCATGAAGCACCCCAACGGAGAGCACAATATCGCCGTGGCTCAATAG
- a CDS encoding inositol monophosphatase family protein produces MLDSSNDLLETVKQAAYEAGALLREGYSLKGRIAFEQKGASDFVSYYDTAAENIIIDCINSAFPDIAFLGEESGLTPTDSDYTVIIDPLDGTSNFLHGVPHFSVSIAVTKGDELIIGVVYQPLLDEMLWASLGTGVFLNDTPLTTPEPRPLNEMLISTCLPYHAKGDCSTALNQLAALMPQVAGIRSPGSAALEIAYTSLGRFDAFWSQGAKLDFWDIAAGIVIAREAGYTVTDLTGEPHPAQWNSLIAAHPERHSQLLACLNAC; encoded by the coding sequence ATGCTCGATAGCAGTAATGACCTACTCGAAACGGTGAAGCAGGCGGCGTACGAGGCAGGTGCGCTGTTACGCGAGGGATATTCGCTAAAGGGCAGAATCGCCTTTGAGCAAAAGGGGGCGTCAGACTTTGTCAGCTACTACGATACGGCCGCCGAGAATATCATTATCGACTGTATCAACAGCGCTTTTCCCGATATCGCTTTCCTTGGTGAAGAGAGCGGGCTTACACCCACCGATAGTGACTATACCGTCATCATTGACCCTCTCGATGGCACTAGCAACTTTCTGCATGGGGTGCCCCACTTCTCGGTCTCCATCGCGGTCACCAAGGGTGATGAGCTGATCATCGGCGTTGTCTATCAACCGCTGCTTGATGAAATGCTTTGGGCCAGCCTTGGCACCGGCGTCTTCCTCAACGACACGCCGCTCACGACGCCTGAACCGCGCCCACTGAACGAGATGCTGATAAGCACCTGCCTGCCGTACCACGCTAAAGGCGACTGCTCGACGGCCCTAAATCAACTCGCTGCTCTAATGCCCCAGGTGGCCGGTATCCGCAGCCCGGGCTCCGCGGCGCTGGAGATCGCCTACACCAGCCTGGGCCGGTTTGATGCTTTTTGGTCTCAAGGCGCTAAGCTCGACTTTTGGGATATCGCCGCCGGCATTGTGATTGCCCGAGAGGCGGGCTACACCGTCACGGATCTCACTGGCGAGCCGCATCCCGCTCAATGGAACAGCCTAATTGCAGCGCACCCCGAGCGGCATAGCCAACTGTTAGCGTGTTTAAATGCCTGTTGA
- a CDS encoding RNA polymerase factor sigma-70, giving the protein MDTQTWSAELEDIFVNQRPRLCCVAAKVLGNADQADDVVQDAYLKISEATTLFEVKQPISYVSRVVRNLAIDRCRRSAFESALFAKAEEGDNASCASHSPEVIAIDRQALAQVVDALDELPERTRRAFELYRSGNHTQREVALQLGVSTTSVNFMIRDAMTHCRQSLQGNL; this is encoded by the coding sequence GTGGATACCCAGACCTGGAGCGCTGAGTTAGAAGATATCTTCGTTAATCAGCGGCCCCGGCTCTGTTGTGTCGCCGCAAAAGTCTTGGGCAATGCTGATCAAGCCGATGATGTCGTGCAAGACGCCTATCTGAAAATTTCAGAGGCAACCACGCTTTTTGAGGTAAAGCAGCCCATATCCTACGTGTCACGAGTGGTGCGCAATCTCGCCATTGACCGTTGCCGCCGTTCGGCGTTTGAGTCAGCGCTGTTTGCAAAAGCAGAGGAGGGGGATAACGCCTCTTGTGCGTCACACTCACCTGAGGTGATTGCCATTGATCGCCAGGCCTTGGCACAGGTGGTGGACGCGTTGGACGAGCTGCCCGAGCGTACGCGACGCGCCTTTGAACTTTATCGTTCGGGAAACCATACCCAGCGGGAAGTGGCGTTACAGCTAGGTGTTTCTACCACGTCAGTTAACTTTATGATTCGCGATGCAATGACTCATTGCCGCCAGTCGCTACAAGGGAACCTCTGA
- a CDS encoding FecR/PupR family sigma factor regulator, whose protein sequence is MDNDSGDDAVWQTALDWLMREHEETLSDADREALHAWLAASSLHRRVFHEAEQLWMLTGLIPSGDERN, encoded by the coding sequence ATGGATAACGACAGCGGCGACGATGCCGTTTGGCAAACAGCGCTAGATTGGCTGATGCGCGAGCATGAAGAGACGTTGAGCGACGCTGATCGCGAAGCGCTGCATGCTTGGTTAGCGGCTTCTTCCCTGCACCGTCGAGTCTTTCATGAAGCAGAACAGCTCTGGATGCTAACAGGGCTGATCCCAAGCGGTGATGAGCGCAACTGA
- a CDS encoding MbtH family protein: MTSCFDREDGVFRVLVNHEEQYSLWPEWKAIPAGWTDTGVLGDKPTCLDYVEKTWTDMRPLSLRQWMDEQAGAEAEQVNAG, encoded by the coding sequence ATGACAAGCTGTTTTGATCGTGAAGATGGTGTCTTCCGCGTATTAGTCAACCACGAAGAGCAGTACTCCCTCTGGCCAGAATGGAAAGCGATTCCCGCGGGCTGGACCGATACCGGCGTGCTCGGCGATAAACCAACCTGTCTCGACTACGTCGAAAAAACCTGGACCGATATGCGGCCACTCTCGCTGCGCCAGTGGATGGATGAGCAGGCCGGCGCTGAGGCGGAGCAGGTGAATGCAGGTTAA
- a CDS encoding thioesterase II family protein, giving the protein MQVKRLRLLCLPCAGASATMYLRWKRQLPAWVEVYPVELPGRGERLGEPLIDDFETQVVRLCEEQATRMRGDFALFGHSMGALLAYGMAARLRDVGRPQPRMLFASGSAAPSMRDSDRLAGLDNDKALMADLHQQGGTPGEVFESPELLRLTLDILMSDYRLCRSFRYRGGSPLAYPLQVLAGRDDDIERERLEAWQREAGGVFSLNWFEGGHFFIRQQQAQVLETIERALTRRLEEVPHAAPAVS; this is encoded by the coding sequence ATGCAGGTTAAGCGTTTAAGACTGCTCTGCCTGCCCTGCGCCGGGGCCAGCGCCACCATGTATCTACGCTGGAAGCGCCAGTTGCCCGCCTGGGTCGAGGTGTATCCCGTCGAATTGCCTGGGCGTGGTGAGCGCCTGGGTGAGCCGCTTATCGATGACTTCGAGACCCAGGTCGTGCGGCTGTGTGAAGAGCAGGCAACGCGGATGCGCGGTGACTTTGCTCTGTTCGGTCACAGCATGGGGGCGTTGTTGGCCTACGGCATGGCAGCTCGCTTGCGCGATGTCGGGCGGCCTCAGCCGCGGATGCTGTTCGCCTCAGGCAGCGCGGCGCCCTCAATGCGCGACTCAGACCGCTTGGCGGGCCTTGATAACGACAAAGCCCTGATGGCGGATCTTCACCAACAGGGCGGCACTCCAGGGGAGGTCTTCGAAAGCCCTGAGCTGCTGCGCCTTACCCTCGATATCTTGATGTCGGACTACCGCCTCTGTCGCAGTTTCCGCTATCGCGGCGGGTCGCCGCTTGCTTACCCCCTACAGGTACTCGCCGGGCGCGATGACGATATCGAAAGAGAGCGTCTAGAGGCGTGGCAGCGGGAAGCGGGCGGGGTGTTCTCTTTGAACTGGTTCGAAGGAGGGCACTTCTTTATTCGCCAGCAGCAAGCACAAGTGCTGGAGACTATCGAACGGGCGCTGACTCGACGGCTTGAGGAGGTGCCCCATGCAGCGCCTGCAGTTAGCTGA
- a CDS encoding 4'-phosphopantetheinyl transferase family protein, with product MQRLQLAEGVPEGLEVWRLALDLNAPVADEDDRLLSRAEWQRAQRLHRHADIVRAVATRAALRRLLSAHTGIAPEKLAFTQNAYGKPALENAGGPAFNVSHSGHVALIAIVPGGAVGVDIERCRSEAELAPLQGLVLSPSEQLDHALPFMERWVVKEAVLKALGLGIADHLRSLSITSSLGPPDTYHLEHSLPVSSPLQAWPLPAPSGYAAALGYIDSGYSHANAQGKRYSTNF from the coding sequence ATGCAGCGCCTGCAGTTAGCTGAAGGGGTGCCCGAGGGGCTTGAGGTATGGCGCTTAGCGCTCGATCTGAACGCCCCGGTGGCTGACGAAGATGATCGGTTGCTGAGTCGAGCCGAGTGGCAGCGTGCCCAGCGGCTTCACCGTCACGCCGACATCGTACGCGCCGTGGCGACTCGCGCGGCCCTGCGGCGACTGCTATCAGCGCACACCGGTATAGCGCCAGAAAAGTTGGCGTTCACTCAGAACGCTTACGGAAAACCAGCGTTGGAAAACGCTGGTGGGCCTGCTTTCAATGTCTCCCACTCTGGCCATGTCGCCCTGATCGCGATTGTTCCCGGCGGCGCGGTGGGGGTCGATATTGAGCGCTGCCGATCCGAGGCCGAACTGGCGCCGCTGCAAGGGCTGGTGCTATCGCCGAGTGAGCAGCTCGACCACGCACTGCCCTTTATGGAGCGCTGGGTGGTTAAAGAGGCGGTGCTCAAAGCCCTGGGCCTGGGCATTGCTGATCATTTGCGATCGCTCTCGATCACTTCCTCTTTAGGGCCGCCAGACACCTATCACCTTGAGCACTCGCTTCCCGTTTCATCACCTTTGCAAGCATGGCCGCTGCCAGCGCCGAGTGGCTATGCCGCTGCCCTGGGCTATATCGATTCAGGCTATTCCCACGCAAACGCTCAGGGTAAACGCTACTCAACGAATTTTTAG
- a CDS encoding TauD/TfdA family dioxygenase, translating to MDSQSATPTQQTNTISKRQGPADSELPIMISPSYPGQPLLEAFGELRGDIEALVARVGGVLLRGFDVPSVDDFQQFAAAFGHPLLSYEFASTPRLAVSSGIYTSTEYPAHQHIPLHNEQAYTREWPMKIWFHCVTASPEGGETPIADSRAIYRRMPAEIRERFAPGILYVRNYGDFDMPWQKVFNTEDRAEVEAFCLRAGIRCEWKPDGDLRTTQLCQSIETHPVTGEQVWFNQGHLFHVSNLQPEVRESLEELLDPEDMPRNVFFADGSPIDDAIFDEIRGVLADETVMFPWQAGDVLMLDNMLVAHARTPFKGPRKVVVAMAEGHGNLSKD from the coding sequence ATGGACAGCCAAAGCGCAACACCAACGCAACAAACCAACACCATATCCAAACGTCAGGGGCCTGCTGATTCGGAGCTGCCCATTATGATTTCTCCCTCCTACCCAGGGCAGCCACTGCTGGAAGCCTTTGGCGAGTTGCGTGGGGATATTGAGGCGCTGGTGGCCAGAGTCGGCGGGGTGTTGCTAAGAGGCTTCGATGTTCCCTCCGTGGACGATTTTCAGCAGTTTGCTGCCGCCTTTGGTCATCCGCTGCTGAGTTATGAGTTTGCCTCAACACCGCGTTTAGCGGTTTCGTCAGGCATTTATACCTCGACCGAGTATCCCGCTCATCAACATATTCCCCTCCACAATGAGCAGGCCTACACCCGCGAGTGGCCGATGAAAATCTGGTTCCACTGTGTCACCGCTTCCCCCGAAGGCGGAGAGACGCCGATAGCTGATAGCCGCGCTATTTACCGCCGTATGCCCGCAGAGATCCGCGAGCGCTTTGCCCCCGGCATTCTCTACGTACGCAACTACGGCGATTTCGATATGCCTTGGCAAAAGGTGTTTAACACCGAAGACCGCGCTGAAGTGGAGGCATTCTGCCTGCGCGCGGGTATTCGCTGTGAGTGGAAGCCCGATGGCGACCTGCGTACCACCCAGTTATGCCAAAGCATAGAGACTCACCCGGTCACCGGTGAGCAGGTGTGGTTCAACCAAGGCCATCTTTTCCATGTCTCCAACCTGCAGCCAGAGGTACGAGAGTCGCTGGAAGAGCTGCTCGACCCTGAAGACATGCCGCGTAACGTCTTCTTTGCCGATGGTAGCCCCATTGACGATGCCATCTTCGATGAGATCCGCGGCGTACTGGCCGACGAAACGGTGATGTTCCCCTGGCAGGCAGGCGATGTGCTGATGCTCGACAACATGCTGGTCGCCCATGCACGCACGCCGTTCAAAGGGCCGCGCAAAGTCGTCGTCGCCATGGCGGAAGGCCACGGCAACCTCTCCAAAGACTGA